In a single window of the Polynucleobacter sp. MWH-UH24A genome:
- the ybgF gene encoding tol-pal system protein YbgF, whose translation MTAISSYTRIALTISLGALLSSNAWAIFSDDEARKAILEMRKSVQASQGAILDLQNQIEKLRSENAQLRGQIESLQKQTDDLTKNQKTYYQDLDNRLTRFEPQTIEVEGVTGVVQAGERSAYEEALNAFQNNQVKKADSDLTAFIRKYPSSPYLPLALFWSGNTKYALKDYNGSINQLQTLISRFPGHQRVPAAMLTLGNANLESGKKAVAKKVLSDLISKYPDSEAAKEAKPIVANIK comes from the coding sequence TTGACTGCTATCTCTAGCTATACACGCATTGCACTGACGATTTCCCTAGGTGCGTTACTTTCCAGTAATGCGTGGGCTATTTTCTCTGATGACGAAGCCCGCAAAGCAATTTTGGAAATGCGCAAATCGGTGCAAGCCTCGCAAGGTGCGATTTTGGATCTACAAAACCAAATCGAGAAGCTACGTTCGGAGAACGCTCAACTGCGTGGACAAATCGAAAGTTTGCAAAAGCAAACCGATGATCTGACCAAGAATCAAAAAACTTACTATCAAGATTTAGATAATCGACTGACTCGATTTGAGCCCCAAACCATTGAAGTGGAGGGCGTGACCGGGGTGGTGCAAGCCGGTGAGCGTTCTGCTTATGAAGAAGCACTTAATGCGTTTCAGAACAATCAGGTCAAAAAAGCGGATTCTGATCTCACTGCATTTATTCGGAAATACCCTTCTAGCCCCTATTTACCGCTTGCACTCTTTTGGTCCGGCAATACCAAGTACGCACTGAAGGATTACAACGGTTCAATCAATCAACTACAAACGCTGATTAGTCGATTTCCGGGGCATCAAAGGGTTCCGGCGGCGATGTTAACCCTTGGTAATGCCAATCTAGAATCTGGTAAGAAAGCAGTAGCTAAAAAGGTGCTGAGTGACCTGATTTCCAAATATCCAGACTCTGAGGCTGCCAAAGAAGCAAAGCCGATTGTTGCCAATATCAAGTAA
- the tolB gene encoding Tol-Pal system beta propeller repeat protein TolB, translating to MTFERIRIATLLAFTIFLGLFVPPVNAQMNIEIKGVGQTLYPIAIARFKDEDKLPVKISDVIRQNLTRSGYFRNVELGNGVEDDQVIPNFKTWAARGADALAVGSVTQKSPGQYEVRYRLYDIRKGESLNGLIVSTSEDNLRLAAHKISDDIIFKLLGERGVFSTRLSYVMKEGKRYRLVISDADGQNMRNALNSSEPIISVAWSPDGQKIAYVSFEDRKPVVYVHELVTGRRIVLSNERGNNSAPSWAPDGKSLAVSLSKDGNTQIYRVNADGSNLRRLTQGNTIDTEPQFSPDGKFLYFTSDRGGNPQIYRMSADGERGEPARRITFKQPYATSPRISPDGKYLAYIGGAGGGFKLFLMNLATGDSTPMTDTSFDESPSFAANGRYILYSTQVGGKKVLAAVSVDGYVKQILSVPGSDVRQPSWGPFMDR from the coding sequence ATGACATTTGAACGCATTCGTATTGCCACCCTGCTGGCATTTACTATTTTCCTGGGACTCTTCGTTCCCCCTGTGAATGCTCAAATGAATATCGAGATCAAAGGCGTTGGCCAAACGCTCTATCCGATTGCGATAGCCCGGTTTAAAGATGAAGATAAATTACCGGTCAAGATTTCCGATGTGATCCGCCAAAACCTCACACGCAGTGGCTACTTCCGAAATGTCGAGCTTGGTAACGGCGTTGAGGACGATCAAGTCATTCCTAACTTTAAAACTTGGGCGGCACGTGGAGCCGATGCCTTAGCTGTTGGCTCAGTAACTCAAAAATCTCCAGGTCAATATGAGGTTCGTTACCGCTTGTATGACATCCGTAAGGGCGAGAGTCTCAATGGTTTGATTGTGTCTACAAGCGAAGATAACTTGCGCCTTGCGGCCCACAAGATTTCAGATGACATCATCTTCAAACTCTTGGGAGAACGTGGCGTATTCTCGACACGACTCTCGTACGTCATGAAAGAGGGCAAACGTTACCGCTTAGTGATCTCAGATGCCGACGGCCAAAATATGCGTAATGCGCTTAACAGTAGTGAGCCAATCATTTCGGTAGCGTGGTCACCCGATGGTCAAAAAATTGCGTATGTGTCGTTTGAAGATCGTAAACCCGTAGTTTATGTACATGAACTAGTCACCGGACGTCGCATTGTTCTCTCAAATGAACGTGGTAACAACAGCGCGCCATCCTGGGCCCCCGATGGTAAGAGCCTTGCAGTTTCTCTCTCCAAAGATGGCAATACGCAAATTTATCGAGTCAATGCCGATGGCAGCAATCTGCGCCGTCTGACGCAAGGCAATACCATCGATACCGAACCACAATTTTCACCAGACGGTAAGTTCCTTTATTTCACGAGTGATCGAGGCGGCAATCCTCAAATCTATCGCATGAGCGCTGATGGCGAACGCGGGGAACCAGCAAGACGCATCACTTTTAAACAACCGTATGCGACATCGCCACGGATCTCACCCGATGGTAAGTACTTAGCCTATATCGGCGGTGCAGGTGGTGGCTTTAAGCTCTTTTTGATGAACCTCGCCACTGGCGATAGCACTCCGATGACGGATACCAGCTTTGATGAGTCACCTAGCTTTGCCGCCAATGGTCGTTACATTTTGTATTCAACCCAAGTGGGGGGCAAAAAAGTATTAGCCGCTGTTTCAGTGGATGGCTATGTCAAACAAATTTTGAGCGTTCCAGGATCGGATGTGCGTCAACCGTCTTGGGGTCCATTCATGGATCGCTAA
- the tolA gene encoding cell envelope integrity protein TolA: MSSATLHTSRQFHAQREPGTTKAFVLSLGAHLFLIALLTLGIHWKTSSSPAGVEVELWDASVPPPSITPIPKVEVKPEAAEIVIKKTKPPPEPPKEVMKKPEPKPEKKVETKPAEKKVDPKEDVAAKKAAAAAEKARLDQLARLKAAAGAEGGSGGKVGDGVGAGGNAPPGYADRVRKKIKPLIVFNAESTTGNPAVVVLVDLAPDGMILKRTVTSASTDPAWDRAVLIAIDRAESLPRDENGKIPMRQIKLTFKPKD; encoded by the coding sequence ATGAGTAGCGCGACTCTTCATACCTCGCGGCAGTTTCATGCGCAGCGCGAGCCGGGAACTACAAAAGCGTTCGTGCTCTCCCTAGGTGCGCATCTTTTTCTAATTGCTCTGCTGACTCTGGGGATTCATTGGAAAACCAGCTCAAGTCCAGCTGGCGTTGAAGTGGAGCTCTGGGATGCGAGTGTTCCGCCCCCAAGCATCACCCCTATCCCTAAAGTTGAGGTGAAACCAGAAGCCGCTGAAATCGTCATCAAGAAAACGAAACCACCGCCCGAGCCTCCCAAAGAGGTAATGAAAAAACCTGAGCCTAAGCCTGAGAAGAAAGTAGAAACAAAACCGGCTGAGAAAAAGGTTGACCCCAAAGAAGATGTGGCAGCTAAAAAAGCAGCGGCTGCAGCGGAGAAAGCGCGTTTAGATCAATTGGCCCGCTTAAAAGCAGCAGCAGGTGCCGAAGGTGGCAGCGGCGGCAAAGTAGGCGATGGCGTAGGAGCGGGTGGTAACGCCCCCCCTGGTTACGCCGATCGCGTACGCAAAAAGATAAAGCCCCTCATTGTGTTCAATGCCGAATCCACCACTGGCAATCCAGCTGTAGTCGTTTTGGTGGATCTCGCTCCAGATGGCATGATTTTGAAACGAACTGTTACCTCTGCAAGCACGGATCCCGCCTGGGATCGCGCGGTCTTAATTGCGATTGATCGAGCCGAGAGCCTACCGCGTGACGAAAACGGCAAAATTCCTATGCGTCAAATAAAACTGACCTTTAAACCGAAGGATTAA
- the pal gene encoding peptidoglycan-associated lipoprotein Pal codes for MNTISPQRRFVLTSILGGIGLLSACSSGVKLDDLSTMKTDEAKGSNIASQPWNDPKSPLFQRSIYFDFDEYTIKPQYQNMLQAGAAFLKQNPQQKIMIQGNTDDRGTAEYNLALGQRRSDAVRKALAALGVPDSQMEAVSLGKEKPKAEGNTEAAWAENRRADIIYITK; via the coding sequence ATGAACACCATATCACCCCAACGTCGCTTCGTACTAACCAGTATTTTGGGAGGTATTGGCTTGCTGAGCGCTTGCTCTTCGGGTGTTAAGTTAGATGACCTCAGCACCATGAAAACCGATGAGGCTAAAGGCAGTAATATCGCCTCTCAGCCTTGGAATGATCCGAAGAGCCCACTCTTTCAACGCAGCATCTATTTTGATTTTGATGAGTACACCATTAAACCCCAGTATCAAAATATGCTACAAGCTGGGGCGGCCTTCTTAAAACAAAATCCTCAGCAGAAGATCATGATCCAAGGTAATACCGACGATCGCGGTACCGCAGAATACAACCTCGCCCTTGGTCAACGTCGCTCCGATGCCGTACGTAAAGCACTTGCAGCACTTGGGGTACCCGATAGTCAAATGGAGGCAGTGAGTCTTGGTAAAGAAAAGCCCAAAGCGGAGGGTAATACCGAAGCGGCATGGGCTGAAAACCGTCGTGCTGACATCATTTACATCACCAAATAA